One segment of Streptomyces sp. NA02950 DNA contains the following:
- a CDS encoding acyl carrier protein, which yields MSKHVFNIDDLKGILHEGAGEPEGPGVETATIDLEFEELGYDSLAVLETCTRIEREFGVALDEEVLAQARTPRALVDVVNKHLSVTHLA from the coding sequence ATGAGCAAGCATGTGTTCAACATCGATGATCTGAAGGGGATTCTCCACGAAGGGGCCGGTGAACCGGAGGGCCCGGGGGTGGAGACAGCAACGATCGACCTCGAATTCGAGGAACTGGGCTACGACTCACTGGCGGTCCTGGAGACGTGCACGCGGATCGAGCGAGAGTTCGGCGTCGCTCTGGACGAGGAGGTGCTGGCTCAGGCCCGCACCCCGCGTGCGCTGGTCGATGTCGTCAACAAGCATCTGTCCGTCACCCATCTGGCATGA
- a CDS encoding SDR family NAD(P)-dependent oxidoreductase, with protein sequence MADQDRRVAVVTGATSGIGLAVSRSLAREGYLVYLCARTEDSVATTVKSLHEEGLEADGSPCDVRSGTDVRAFVAAAVERFGAVDTLVNNAGRSGGGVTAAISDELWADVMDTNLHSVFRMSREVLTVGGMLDRARGRVINVASTAGKQGVVLGAPYSASKHGVVGFTKALGNELAPTGITVNAVCPGYVETPMAERVRRGYAEAWNTSEETVLEKFRAKIPLGRYSTPEEVAGLVTYLTSDTAASITAQAINVCGGLGNF encoded by the coding sequence ATGGCTGATCAGGACAGGCGGGTCGCCGTCGTCACCGGGGCGACGAGCGGTATCGGGCTCGCCGTCAGCAGGAGTCTGGCGCGCGAGGGCTACCTCGTCTACCTCTGTGCCCGCACCGAGGACTCCGTGGCCACAACGGTCAAGAGCCTGCACGAGGAAGGACTGGAGGCCGACGGCAGTCCGTGCGACGTGCGGTCCGGCACGGACGTGCGCGCGTTCGTGGCGGCCGCCGTCGAGCGGTTCGGCGCGGTGGACACGTTGGTGAACAACGCCGGACGCAGCGGTGGCGGAGTGACCGCGGCGATATCCGACGAGCTGTGGGCCGATGTGATGGACACTAATCTGCACAGCGTGTTCCGGATGTCGCGCGAGGTGCTGACTGTCGGCGGCATGCTGGACCGGGCACGGGGGCGGGTGATCAACGTCGCGTCCACAGCGGGGAAGCAAGGCGTCGTCCTCGGTGCCCCTTACTCCGCCTCCAAGCACGGCGTCGTGGGTTTCACCAAGGCGCTCGGCAACGAGCTGGCCCCCACCGGTATCACCGTCAACGCGGTCTGCCCGGGCTATGTCGAGACGCCGATGGCAGAGCGGGTCCGCCGGGGGTACGCGGAGGCGTGGAACACCTCGGAGGAGACAGTCCTGGAGAAGTTCCGGGCCAAGATCCCGTTGGGCCGCTATTCGACGCCCGAGGAGGTGGCCGGTCTGGTCACCTATCTGACCTCCGACACCGCCGCCTCGATCACGGCCCAGGCCATCAACGTCTGTGGCGGCCTGGGCAACTTCTGA
- a CDS encoding aromatase/cyclase, with product MSESASREVEHEITINASAHTVYGLLEDVTSWPHVFPPTIHVERLESEGRSQRIRIWATARGEAKTWTSRRALDPEARRITFRQESSAPPVATMGGAWVIEPLAANACRVRLLHDYRSLGNSPEGLAWIDKAVDHNSRSELAALRDSAERASHSRELFLTFDDTVYIDGSAEDVYDFLNEADRWRDRLPHVDRVELREDHPGLQVLTMDTLTKDGSRHTTESVRVCFPHARIVYKQTRVPPLMTVHTGQWALVEEPGGLAVISRHTVVLNPDTIRQLLGETAVVADARKFIRNALSANSLATLEHAKEYAEGKA from the coding sequence ATGAGCGAATCGGCATCGCGCGAGGTCGAGCACGAGATCACGATCAACGCTTCGGCGCACACGGTGTACGGGCTACTCGAGGACGTGACGAGCTGGCCCCATGTCTTCCCGCCCACCATCCATGTGGAACGGCTGGAGTCTGAGGGGCGGTCGCAGCGGATACGGATCTGGGCGACCGCCCGCGGTGAGGCGAAGACCTGGACCTCCCGCAGGGCACTGGATCCGGAGGCACGGCGCATCACCTTCCGTCAGGAGTCGTCCGCGCCTCCGGTCGCCACGATGGGAGGTGCCTGGGTGATCGAGCCGTTGGCCGCGAACGCCTGCCGGGTCCGCCTGCTACACGACTACCGCTCGCTCGGGAACTCTCCCGAGGGGCTGGCCTGGATCGACAAGGCGGTCGACCACAACAGCCGTTCCGAACTGGCCGCCCTGCGCGACAGCGCGGAACGGGCCAGCCACTCCCGTGAGCTGTTCCTGACCTTCGACGACACCGTGTACATCGACGGTTCGGCCGAGGACGTCTACGACTTCCTCAATGAGGCGGACCGGTGGCGGGACCGGTTGCCGCATGTCGACCGGGTGGAGCTGCGCGAGGACCACCCCGGGTTACAGGTGCTCACCATGGATACGCTGACCAAAGATGGCTCCAGACACACCACGGAGTCGGTCCGGGTCTGCTTCCCGCACGCACGGATCGTCTACAAGCAGACCCGGGTGCCCCCGCTGATGACCGTGCACACGGGCCAGTGGGCCTTGGTCGAGGAACCCGGCGGGCTGGCCGTGATCTCGCGGCACACCGTGGTGCTCAACCCGGACACCATCCGTCAGCTGCTCGGCGAGACGGCGGTAGTGGCGGATGCCCGGAAATTCATCCGAAATGCCTTGAGCGCGAACAGTCTGGCCACGCTTGAGCATGCCAAGGAGTATGCCGAAGGCAAAGCCTGA
- a CDS encoding AfsR/SARP family transcriptional regulator, with translation MVEVKILGSLEIVVQGNSITPTAPKLRQILALLAIHSNSVVTITDFVDEIWGGTPPRSLSTTLQTYILQIRKLLRATGNREAGENELSSSIITHPGGYLLQTPKSTRKDFEDFNESVGKGHQKMLSGRYGEAVDLLTDALALWRGSALVDVHRGSLLDSYAVKLEEARLVAQILRVDACLGQGCDLQLLPELNSLAGLHPLNEKLQYQRMLALYRSGQIAESLQSYRNFYAAMMEQVGIEPSPQLRELQEAILNSLSALSRPSSSEETHKVISGLLRRSP, from the coding sequence ATGGTGGAAGTGAAAATACTCGGATCACTCGAAATCGTCGTTCAGGGAAACTCCATCACCCCCACCGCGCCAAAGCTACGGCAGATACTCGCCCTGCTGGCAATACACTCCAACAGCGTAGTTACCATCACTGACTTCGTCGACGAAATATGGGGTGGCACCCCGCCTCGAAGCCTTTCCACCACCCTTCAGACCTACATTCTTCAAATCCGTAAGCTCCTTAGGGCGACAGGCAACAGAGAAGCTGGGGAGAATGAGTTATCCAGCTCGATAATCACCCACCCAGGGGGCTACCTGCTCCAGACCCCGAAGTCGACCAGGAAAGACTTCGAAGATTTCAACGAATCCGTTGGGAAAGGTCATCAGAAGATGCTATCCGGCCGCTACGGGGAAGCGGTGGATTTACTCACCGACGCGCTCGCCCTGTGGCGCGGCTCAGCCCTGGTCGACGTCCACCGCGGCTCCCTGTTGGACAGCTACGCCGTGAAACTGGAAGAGGCGCGGTTGGTCGCGCAGATCCTGCGCGTGGACGCCTGCCTCGGACAGGGCTGCGATCTCCAGCTCCTCCCCGAACTGAATTCCCTGGCCGGGCTGCATCCGCTCAACGAGAAACTGCAGTACCAGCGGATGCTAGCACTGTACCGGTCCGGGCAGATCGCCGAATCGCTCCAGAGTTACCGGAATTTCTACGCCGCCATGATGGAGCAGGTCGGCATCGAGCCGTCTCCCCAGCTTCGGGAGCTTCAGGAAGCCATCCTCAACTCCCTGTCGGCCCTGTCCAGGCCGTCCTCTTCCGAGGAGACACACAAGGTCATCTCCGGGCTTCTCCGGCGCAGCCCGT